A part of Thermofilaceae archaeon genomic DNA contains:
- a CDS encoding DUF6786 family protein — MKLEELRSIASRYSAAALLEKGSTRVLVVERGARVLGLYVGGLNLLWVSPELEVVLEKGGWNVGGLRLWLSPERAFFYEDPEKFEGWFCPASLDPGSFRITYAGPDRVVLEGVMEATDRFKGWRLHAKVRREFKLAAPDRLLVRDAVLASYPGDFNLWALAQVEPGSRGAAVVPVKVGAQPVHYFGPIPSERLVVARDHVSFKIDGARVCKLGVRPEDLPFEGSAAIAHVAEREGGVWALLLMRTHDAPRGQEECLDPAKADPAGPKGCVQSYNSGPEAGPERFGEIELHFRPAVEVGGRRVSVAEYELVFEVGSRESIMERLRRETGLSEVSLP, encoded by the coding sequence ATGAAGCTGGAGGAGCTGAGGAGCATCGCCTCTCGCTACTCAGCCGCGGCTCTTCTGGAGAAGGGTTCGACGAGGGTTCTCGTGGTTGAGAGGGGCGCGAGGGTACTAGGTCTGTACGTAGGCGGGCTCAACCTGCTTTGGGTCAGCCCCGAGCTAGAGGTGGTCTTAGAGAAGGGCGGCTGGAACGTTGGCGGGCTCCGCCTCTGGCTCTCCCCCGAGCGGGCCTTCTTCTACGAGGACCCGGAGAAGTTCGAGGGGTGGTTCTGCCCCGCCAGCCTGGATCCCGGCAGCTTCAGGATCACCTACGCCGGCCCGGATAGGGTCGTGCTCGAGGGCGTGATGGAGGCCACGGACCGCTTCAAGGGCTGGAGGCTTCACGCGAAGGTGAGGAGGGAGTTCAAGCTCGCCGCTCCCGATAGGCTGCTGGTGAGGGATGCAGTGCTGGCCAGCTACCCGGGCGACTTCAACCTTTGGGCTCTCGCCCAGGTGGAGCCCGGCTCGAGGGGGGCCGCGGTCGTACCAGTGAAGGTGGGCGCGCAACCCGTCCACTACTTCGGCCCGATACCTTCCGAGCGCTTGGTCGTAGCGAGGGATCACGTCTCCTTCAAGATCGATGGCGCGCGCGTCTGCAAGCTGGGCGTGAGGCCGGAGGATCTGCCGTTCGAGGGCTCCGCCGCGATAGCTCACGTAGCCGAGAGGGAGGGCGGGGTGTGGGCTCTGCTGCTGATGAGGACGCACGATGCTCCGAGAGGACAAGAGGAGTGCCTCGACCCAGCCAAGGCCGACCCAGCCGGCCCGAAGGGCTGCGTGCAGAGCTACAACTCGGGCCCCGAGGCTGGGCCGGAGAGGTTCGGCGAGATCGAGCTCCACTTCCGGCCGGCGGTCGAAGTGGGCGGCCGTAGGGTTTCAGTGGCCGAGTACGAGCTGGTGTTCGAGGTGGGCTCTCGCGAGAGTATCATGGAGCGCCTCCGCCGCGAAACGGGTTTGAGCGAGGTAAGCCTGCCGTAG
- a CDS encoding AAA family ATPase produces the protein MLSRFRLALNAYTLLLYGEALASYCIVFVAALPFYPPPIAWLIVAGLTALLHFSHRAMRSMFIILALPAALYALGPLGVLVWAALATCSSQPKLLPASLALLAVTPYHELGISAALARYAFGPKALAAFLVTLLLTMMSASALVGSYKPLGNSVLLGVPPLERLDTASLGSAFGERIPKWLQLNLGSAGAYLIDPRTYSFIALTAAAVAAARSIHVRVFQVLEERRSFAVLGGLPARLLSPLCAWLAIAGLMGVLGWVYEFMGGEWGLSFLALLPALPIAAAYSLALGSPVSCHKVEAVQPLPVVAAEGARAEEQKQQAGVGGLPKLDDVYDMEQVKARIREILESVRGRKRAYGVILFGPPGTGKSFLAKAMAGELGWPLFEVRAEEILTMWYGESERKLALLLDEVERSAPAVLLIDEMEQVAMARTRRGYVHEVTVRLVDILLRRLQELHDKKVPVLIVGATNVPEEIDPSFLRPGRFDEVIYVPLPDARGRRELWENFLRRTFGDVVADVEELARLSERYSPAEIQYIVERVRERVGGGKPNLDDFVKALNEYRPRITLSSLRRYEELARKYSAVRVEAKPAFVGEVRWDDIGDLEEVKRELRLAVEGPLKHRELAERLGVKLPKGILLYGPPGTGKTTLVKALANELNVTFVTISGDELAKAGPLGAPQLIREKFDLARENAPAILFIDEVEVLARAREASEWRNALSQLLAEMDGLESAQGVVVIGATNKPWELDAAILRPGRFDKLVYVPPPDKEGRMSVLKVLLRGLDVSEDVIERLAAETEYYTPAELKAITERVRRLLFEEALQTGSARTTVTWEDIERARRGMKPRLDPKQLALYELFAKRFSG, from the coding sequence ATGTTATCACGCTTCCGCCTCGCGTTGAATGCGTACACTCTGCTCCTCTACGGTGAGGCCCTAGCCTCCTACTGCATCGTCTTTGTGGCGGCGCTTCCCTTCTATCCACCCCCCATAGCCTGGCTCATCGTTGCTGGGTTGACCGCGCTCCTGCACTTCTCTCATAGAGCCATGAGGAGCATGTTCATCATTCTGGCACTCCCCGCGGCTCTCTACGCTCTGGGGCCCCTGGGTGTCCTGGTGTGGGCAGCCTTAGCCACCTGCTCGAGCCAGCCGAAGCTGCTCCCGGCCAGCCTGGCTCTTCTGGCGGTCACGCCCTACCACGAGCTCGGGATCTCCGCCGCTCTCGCGCGGTACGCGTTTGGGCCGAAGGCTCTCGCGGCTTTCCTCGTTACCTTGCTGCTGACGATGATGTCCGCGTCAGCTCTCGTGGGATCGTATAAGCCGCTAGGCAACAGCGTGCTGCTCGGGGTCCCGCCCCTCGAGAGGCTTGACACCGCATCGCTGGGTTCGGCCTTCGGAGAGCGGATACCTAAGTGGCTTCAGCTGAACTTGGGGTCGGCCGGCGCTTACCTAATCGATCCCCGTACCTACTCCTTCATCGCTCTGACTGCGGCCGCGGTTGCGGCAGCGCGCTCGATCCACGTCAGAGTGTTCCAGGTGTTGGAGGAGAGGAGGAGCTTCGCCGTGCTCGGGGGGCTCCCCGCGAGGTTGCTTAGTCCACTTTGCGCTTGGCTTGCGATCGCGGGTCTCATGGGCGTCCTGGGCTGGGTCTACGAGTTTATGGGTGGGGAGTGGGGGCTCAGCTTCCTAGCTCTGCTCCCGGCACTGCCGATAGCCGCTGCCTACTCGCTTGCGCTGGGGAGCCCCGTTTCGTGCCACAAGGTGGAAGCGGTTCAGCCTCTTCCCGTAGTAGCGGCAGAAGGAGCTAGAGCCGAGGAGCAGAAGCAGCAGGCCGGGGTAGGAGGGCTGCCGAAGCTCGATGATGTGTACGACATGGAGCAGGTGAAGGCTAGAATTCGCGAGATCCTAGAGAGCGTGCGGGGGAGGAAGCGGGCCTACGGCGTTATCCTCTTTGGCCCCCCGGGCACTGGGAAGAGCTTCCTGGCGAAGGCGATGGCCGGTGAGCTGGGCTGGCCCCTCTTCGAGGTGAGGGCGGAGGAGATCTTGACGATGTGGTACGGCGAGAGTGAGCGCAAGCTCGCGCTCCTCCTCGACGAGGTGGAGAGGAGCGCGCCAGCCGTACTCTTGATCGACGAGATGGAGCAGGTAGCGATGGCAAGGACGAGGCGCGGCTACGTTCACGAAGTGACGGTAAGGCTCGTCGACATCCTCCTGCGTAGGCTTCAGGAGCTCCACGACAAGAAGGTGCCAGTTCTGATCGTCGGGGCAACAAACGTGCCGGAGGAGATCGACCCGTCCTTCCTCAGGCCCGGCCGCTTCGACGAGGTCATCTACGTGCCCCTCCCCGACGCGAGGGGGAGGAGGGAGCTCTGGGAGAACTTCCTACGGAGAACATTTGGCGACGTTGTGGCGGACGTGGAGGAGCTAGCGAGGTTGAGCGAGCGGTACTCGCCGGCTGAGATCCAGTACATCGTTGAGAGGGTTAGGGAGAGGGTGGGAGGCGGGAAGCCGAACCTGGACGACTTCGTCAAAGCCCTCAACGAGTACAGGCCAAGGATAACCCTTTCCAGCCTGAGGCGTTACGAGGAGCTGGCCAGGAAGTACTCAGCGGTACGCGTCGAGGCGAAGCCCGCCTTCGTAGGGGAGGTCAGGTGGGACGACATCGGCGATTTGGAGGAAGTGAAGAGGGAGTTGAGGCTCGCCGTCGAGGGCCCGTTGAAGCACCGGGAACTCGCTGAGAGGCTGGGGGTGAAGCTGCCGAAGGGGATCCTTCTCTACGGGCCGCCCGGCACGGGTAAGACCACACTCGTCAAGGCCCTCGCAAACGAGCTCAACGTCACTTTCGTGACGATATCGGGCGACGAGTTGGCGAAGGCAGGCCCGCTGGGCGCGCCGCAGCTCATCAGGGAGAAGTTCGATCTGGCCCGCGAGAACGCACCTGCGATCCTCTTCATCGACGAGGTAGAGGTGCTGGCCAGGGCTAGGGAGGCCAGCGAGTGGCGCAACGCCCTCTCCCAGCTCCTCGCGGAGATGGATGGCCTTGAATCGGCGCAGGGGGTCGTCGTGATCGGCGCCACCAACAAGCCATGGGAGCTGGACGCGGCGATCCTCAGGCCCGGCCGCTTTGACAAGCTCGTCTACGTGCCGCCACCAGACAAGGAGGGCAGAATGAGCGTCCTAAAGGTCCTCCTCCGCGGCCTCGACGTGAGTGAGGATGTCATCGAGCGCCTGGCCGCCGAGACCGAGTACTATACCCCAGCCGAGCTGAAGGCGATCACCGAGAGGGTGAGGAGGCTCCTCTTCGAGGAGGCTCTGCAGACCGGGAGCGCGAGGACCACTGTGACATGGGAGGATATCGAGAGAGCGCGGAGAGGGATGAAGCCGAGGCTCGACCCGAAGCAGCTCGCCCTCTACGAGCTGTTCGCCAAGCGCTTCTCCGGTTAG
- a CDS encoding TldD/PmbA family protein: MHEDLLQRAVDLALQLGASYAEARWHRHSGGSLVVRNGEMIGYGESIREGVGVRVLVNGALGFSATSTLTWDSVREAVEQAVKLARSHSRFMKRPIEFAEARMGRARYEAIAVKPFDSLDINGKLSVLVESWERVRGAVKEARVMTMMTRYSEDVEEKTVINSDGAFVVSRVPRLTVGYNFVLLHPQKGTIQRSKTFGGSGGLEQLERWRIPESAEEEARNLENVLLNGVEPPKGPVDVIVGSEIVGLIVHESCGHPSEADRIWGREAAQAGMSFIKPGMLGERIGGKHATVIDDPTIPGSYGFYLYDDEGVPARARYLYKEGVINEHLHNRWTASLWGTTSNAAARAMDHNSEPIIRMANTYLAPGDHTFEELLEGVKLGVYMKSYMEWNIDDIRWGQRYVGLECYLIEKGELTKPVRNPVLEVTTKSFYSSIDAAGREVRYEPGTCGKGEPSQGVPVWFGGPDVRLRSIPLGVVA, from the coding sequence ATGCACGAAGACCTTCTGCAGAGGGCCGTCGACCTGGCCCTCCAGCTCGGGGCGAGTTACGCTGAAGCCCGCTGGCACCGCCACTCCGGTGGTTCTCTCGTCGTGCGGAACGGGGAGATGATAGGTTACGGCGAGTCGATCAGGGAGGGCGTTGGAGTGAGAGTTCTCGTCAACGGAGCTCTCGGCTTCTCCGCGACCAGCACCCTCACGTGGGATAGCGTGAGGGAGGCGGTTGAGCAGGCCGTTAAGCTGGCCCGGTCCCACAGCAGGTTCATGAAAAGGCCGATCGAGTTCGCGGAGGCCCGGATGGGGAGGGCCCGCTACGAGGCGATAGCCGTCAAGCCCTTCGACTCGCTGGACATAAACGGCAAGCTGTCGGTTCTCGTCGAGTCGTGGGAAAGGGTGAGGGGCGCAGTGAAAGAGGCGAGGGTCATGACCATGATGACGAGGTACTCCGAAGATGTGGAGGAGAAGACGGTCATCAACTCCGACGGAGCCTTCGTCGTGAGCAGAGTCCCGCGCTTGACGGTCGGCTACAACTTCGTCCTCCTCCACCCGCAGAAGGGGACGATCCAGCGGAGCAAGACCTTCGGCGGGAGCGGAGGGCTTGAGCAGCTCGAGCGCTGGAGGATCCCGGAGAGCGCGGAGGAGGAGGCCCGCAACCTCGAGAACGTCCTGCTCAACGGCGTTGAGCCTCCCAAGGGCCCCGTCGACGTGATCGTGGGGAGCGAGATCGTAGGGCTCATCGTGCACGAGAGCTGCGGCCACCCCAGCGAGGCCGACAGGATCTGGGGTAGGGAGGCGGCGCAAGCGGGGATGAGCTTCATCAAGCCGGGCATGCTCGGGGAAAGGATCGGGGGCAAGCACGCGACGGTGATCGATGACCCCACGATACCGGGAAGCTACGGCTTCTACCTGTACGACGACGAGGGGGTCCCAGCCAGGGCCCGCTACCTCTACAAGGAGGGGGTCATCAACGAGCACCTGCACAACCGCTGGACGGCCAGCCTCTGGGGCACCACCAGCAACGCGGCTGCGAGGGCGATGGACCACAACAGCGAGCCGATCATCAGGATGGCAAATACTTACCTGGCGCCGGGCGACCACACCTTCGAGGAGCTGCTGGAGGGCGTGAAGCTCGGCGTCTACATGAAGAGCTACATGGAGTGGAACATCGACGACATCAGGTGGGGGCAGCGTTACGTCGGCCTCGAGTGCTACCTGATCGAGAAGGGCGAGCTCACGAAGCCCGTCCGGAACCCGGTCCTCGAGGTGACGACGAAGAGCTTCTACAGCAGCATCGACGCTGCCGGCAGGGAGGTGCGCTACGAGCCCGGCACGTGCGGCAAAGGCGAGCCGAGCCAGGGGGTGCCCGTGTGGTTCGGCGGGCCGGACGTTAGGTTAAGGAGCATCCCGCTTGGGGTGGTCGCGTGA
- a CDS encoding TldD/PmbA family protein, whose product MQQVPVSEFAEKLVHEALKRGFEEAAAIVSRQRSTMVKFANSEVSVVQRWDSLTVGLYLAKEGKILLTEIHPTGFEQASALIDRALAALPQVRPSFLYAPLPEPETPEPLPGLVDKAIIEAMHDPSSLAEAMLAGATGAERVAGALTLFHGQRGVATSKGARLEEEATGLEAYLRAFIGEASGQWAHGSRRLSKEAVERMARTAVQLAEMAKGRAADVEPGTYDVILSPMVVGNLMNLVGMMASGMAVLMGMSIFARAEPGSKVASEKFSIYDDPRNPELLGSTSFDDEGLPTRSKPIIEAGALRTLLHNSKTAAKFGAKSTGNAGLMFPHSWTLRVAPGDAKLEEMIAEVKRGLMITNNWYTRLQNYVEGIFSTIARDAAFYIENGEIKHPVARVRIADRLPKLLSNIELLGRDLYDISWWEVSPAVRAPYVLVRNIGISRPFV is encoded by the coding sequence ATGCAGCAGGTCCCGGTGTCGGAGTTTGCCGAGAAGCTCGTCCACGAGGCTCTGAAGAGGGGGTTTGAGGAGGCGGCCGCTATCGTCTCGAGGCAGAGGAGCACGATGGTGAAGTTCGCGAACAGCGAGGTCAGCGTAGTGCAGAGGTGGGACTCCCTCACTGTGGGGCTGTACCTGGCCAAGGAGGGCAAGATCCTGCTGACGGAGATCCACCCGACCGGTTTCGAGCAGGCCAGCGCCCTGATAGATAGAGCCCTCGCAGCTTTACCGCAGGTGAGGCCCAGCTTCCTGTACGCGCCGCTCCCCGAGCCGGAGACCCCTGAGCCGCTCCCGGGGCTCGTCGACAAGGCCATCATCGAAGCGATGCACGACCCTTCATCGCTGGCGGAGGCTATGCTCGCAGGCGCAACCGGCGCCGAGAGGGTTGCGGGCGCGCTGACCCTCTTCCACGGTCAGCGTGGCGTCGCTACGTCCAAGGGGGCGAGGCTCGAGGAAGAGGCAACGGGTTTGGAGGCCTACCTGCGCGCCTTCATAGGCGAGGCCTCGGGGCAGTGGGCTCACGGGAGCCGCAGGCTCTCGAAGGAGGCCGTTGAGCGGATGGCGCGGACCGCGGTGCAGCTGGCTGAGATGGCTAAGGGGAGGGCTGCTGACGTCGAGCCCGGCACCTACGACGTGATCCTCTCACCGATGGTTGTTGGCAACCTGATGAACTTGGTCGGCATGATGGCGAGCGGGATGGCCGTGCTCATGGGCATGTCGATCTTCGCGAGGGCTGAGCCCGGATCGAAGGTTGCATCGGAGAAGTTCTCCATCTACGACGACCCGAGGAACCCCGAGCTTCTCGGCTCAACTTCCTTCGACGACGAGGGGTTACCGACGAGGAGCAAGCCGATAATCGAGGCTGGGGCTTTGAGAACGCTCCTCCACAACTCGAAGACTGCCGCGAAGTTCGGCGCCAAGTCCACCGGTAACGCAGGGTTGATGTTCCCGCACTCTTGGACGCTGCGAGTCGCACCGGGCGACGCGAAGCTGGAGGAGATGATCGCGGAGGTAAAGAGGGGCTTGATGATAACGAACAACTGGTACACGCGGCTGCAGAACTACGTCGAGGGCATCTTCTCCACCATCGCGAGGGACGCCGCATTCTACATCGAGAACGGCGAGATCAAGCACCCCGTAGCCCGCGTAAGGATCGCCGATAGGCTCCCCAAGCTGCTCTCAAACATCGAACTTCTGGGACGAGACCTCTACGACATCAGCTGGTGGGAGGTCAGCCCAGCCGTCCGCGCCCCCTACGTGCTGGTGAGGAACATAGGGATCTCGAGGCCCTTCGTGTAA
- a CDS encoding MBL fold metallo-hydrolase — translation MIVFEKGDHKAVVFRGLTPPGYVQANQLLIVDSGEGLLADPGGRVVFNRLIAEMSRFVPPPRVKYLFFSHQDPDILGAAAVWYTALENAKILLPQLWLRFLPHSFHQSVDLEGRVDGIPDEGGTIRLGGCTLQLIPAHYLHSPGNFQIYDPCLKILYSGDLFASLFPSGVNYDFVNDFDSHVQYMVQFHKRYLASNRAVQRWLRRVENLEIEVIVPQHGAIIRGRENVQKALEWIKGIKCYLDEDA, via the coding sequence ATGATAGTCTTCGAGAAGGGCGATCACAAGGCCGTTGTTTTCCGGGGCCTCACACCCCCTGGGTACGTTCAAGCCAACCAGCTCCTGATAGTTGACTCGGGTGAGGGGCTGCTAGCCGACCCCGGCGGTAGGGTGGTTTTCAACCGTTTGATCGCCGAGATGTCGCGGTTTGTGCCACCGCCACGTGTCAAGTACCTCTTCTTCTCCCACCAGGATCCAGACATCCTAGGGGCGGCCGCGGTTTGGTACACGGCGCTCGAGAACGCGAAGATCCTGCTACCGCAGCTCTGGCTACGCTTCCTTCCGCACTCCTTCCACCAGAGCGTGGACTTAGAGGGTAGGGTTGATGGCATCCCGGACGAGGGGGGCACCATCCGGCTGGGGGGGTGCACGCTCCAGCTGATCCCGGCCCACTACCTGCACTCGCCCGGCAACTTCCAGATCTACGATCCCTGCCTCAAGATCCTCTACAGCGGGGACCTCTTCGCCTCCCTCTTCCCGAGCGGGGTGAACTACGACTTCGTGAACGACTTTGACTCGCACGTGCAGTACATGGTGCAGTTCCACAAAAGGTACCTGGCATCCAACCGCGCCGTTCAAAGGTGGTTGAGGAGAGTCGAGAACCTCGAAATCGAGGTGATCGTGCCGCAGCACGGTGCCATCATAAGGGGGAGGGAAAACGTGCAGAAGGCCTTGGAATGGATCAAGGGTATCAAGTGCTACCTGGACGAGGACGCATAG
- a CDS encoding cyclophilin-like fold protein, with the protein MRVKLVFERAGTVIVELTGRNARTAEALLRVLPFESRARRWGEEVYFESPVDAGEEDASELVEVGDVAYWPPGRALCLFFGPTPISRPGEIRPASPVNVIGRVVEGLDVLRRVSSGERVRVEVAEG; encoded by the coding sequence GTGCGGGTCAAGCTTGTTTTCGAGAGGGCCGGCACCGTGATCGTCGAGCTGACGGGGAGGAACGCTAGGACCGCTGAAGCGCTCCTGCGCGTCCTCCCCTTCGAGAGCCGGGCGAGGAGGTGGGGGGAGGAGGTCTACTTCGAGTCCCCAGTCGATGCCGGCGAGGAGGACGCGAGCGAGCTCGTTGAGGTCGGCGATGTCGCCTACTGGCCACCCGGTCGTGCTCTCTGCCTCTTCTTCGGGCCGACACCCATCAGCAGGCCGGGCGAGATCAGGCCGGCCAGCCCCGTCAACGTGATAGGCAGGGTCGTAGAAGGCTTAGACGTTCTAAGGCGCGTCTCGAGCGGGGAAAGGGTCAGAGTCGAGGTTGCCGAAGGCTAG